In one Hominilimicola fabiformis genomic region, the following are encoded:
- the gdhA gene encoding NADP-specific glutamate dehydrogenase → MSYAQDVLAKLKEKNASEPEFIQAATEVLTSLEPVFEKHPEFEKASLLERIVEPERQIMFRVPWVDDNGKVQVNRGFRVQFNSAIGPYKGGLRLHPSVNLGIIKFLGFEQIFKNSLTTLPIGGGKGGSDFDPKGKSDREVMAFCQSFMTELFRHIGADTDVPAGDIGTGAREIGFMFGQYKRLKDVYEGVLTGKGLTWGGSLARTQATGYGLVYYAQEMLKDLGTDFNGKTVAISGAGNVAIYACEKAQQLGAKVITVSDSNGYVVDEEGIDLAAVKEIKEVKRGRIKDYLNYRPNAKYVEGAGLWQAVKVDVALPCATQNELLIDDAKALVANGTMIVAEGANMPTTLEATQYLQENGVYFAPGKASNAGGVATSALEMSQNSQRLSWTFEEVDEKLHNIMITIYKNSVAAAKEYNCEIGGKTNLVAGANIAGFMKVADAMMAQGVC, encoded by the coding sequence ATGTCATACGCACAAGACGTACTAGCAAAGTTAAAAGAGAAAAACGCAAGCGAGCCTGAATTTATACAGGCGGCAACAGAGGTTCTAACATCACTTGAACCTGTATTTGAGAAGCATCCTGAATTCGAGAAGGCTTCATTGCTTGAGAGAATAGTAGAGCCTGAGAGACAGATTATGTTCCGTGTTCCTTGGGTTGACGACAACGGTAAGGTACAGGTAAACAGAGGTTTCAGAGTACAGTTCAACAGTGCTATTGGTCCATACAAGGGCGGTCTAAGACTTCACCCATCAGTAAACCTTGGTATTATCAAGTTCCTTGGTTTTGAACAGATTTTCAAGAACTCACTTACAACACTTCCAATCGGCGGTGGTAAAGGCGGTAGTGACTTCGATCCTAAGGGTAAGTCAGACAGAGAAGTTATGGCATTCTGCCAGAGCTTTATGACAGAGCTTTTCAGACATATCGGTGCTGATACAGACGTTCCTGCCGGTGATATCGGTACAGGTGCAAGAGAAATCGGATTTATGTTCGGTCAATATAAGAGATTAAAGGACGTATATGAAGGCGTTCTTACAGGTAAAGGTTTAACTTGGGGCGGTTCACTTGCAAGAACTCAGGCTACAGGCTACGGTCTTGTATACTACGCTCAGGAAATGCTTAAGGATTTGGGTACTGACTTTAACGGTAAGACAGTTGCTATTTCAGGTGCAGGTAACGTTGCTATTTACGCTTGTGAAAAGGCACAGCAGCTTGGTGCAAAGGTTATCACTGTTTCTGACTCAAACGGTTATGTTGTTGATGAAGAAGGTATCGACCTTGCAGCAGTTAAGGAAATCAAGGAAGTTAAGAGAGGCAGAATTAAGGATTATCTTAACTACAGACCAAATGCTAAGTATGTTGAAGGTGCAGGTCTATGGCAAGCAGTTAAGGTTGATGTTGCTCTTCCATGTGCTACACAAAACGAATTGCTTATTGACGACGCTAAGGCTCTTGTTGCAAACGGTACAATGATCGTTGCAGAAGGTGCTAATATGCCTACAACTCTTGAGGCTACACAATATCTACAAGAAAACGGCGTTTACTTTGCTCCTGGTAAAGCATCAAATGCCGGTGGTGTTGCTACTTCAGCTCTTGAAATGAGCCAGAACTCACAAAGACTTTCATGGACATTTGAAGAAGTTGATGAAAAGCTACATAACATTATGATTACAATTTACAAGAATTCTGTTGCTGCAGCTAAGGAATATAACTGCGAAATCGGCGGAAAGACTAACCTTGTTGCCGGTGCTAATATTGCCGGATTTATGAAGGTTGCTGACGCTATGATGGCTCAGGGCGTTTGCTAA
- a CDS encoding DUF421 domain-containing protein: MEFIKIILTSVGSIIALFFSTKIIGNKQMSELSMFDYINGITIGSIAAEMATSLDGKFYYPLTAIVIYTVIMWFISYLTEKNIKLRRFFTGRSIVLMQSGKIYQKNFKTSKIDINDFLVQCRINGFFTLDDVDTAILEQNGKISFLPKVQARPANVQDMNIAAKQEKLSFTVVLDGHIMEENLKLSGNNKKWLENELQKQKIGNVKDVFIALCDGNNTLSVYKKTDDSPKNDPFQ, encoded by the coding sequence ATGGAATTTATAAAAATTATACTTACATCAGTCGGCTCAATCATCGCATTGTTTTTCTCAACAAAAATAATCGGCAACAAGCAAATGTCGGAATTGAGTATGTTCGACTATATAAACGGTATAACTATCGGCTCTATCGCCGCCGAAATGGCGACTTCGCTTGACGGCAAGTTTTACTATCCCCTTACTGCGATAGTAATTTATACCGTCATTATGTGGTTTATATCATATCTTACCGAAAAAAATATTAAACTAAGACGTTTCTTTACGGGACGGTCAATAGTTTTAATGCAAAGCGGTAAAATATATCAGAAAAATTTTAAGACTTCAAAAATAGATATAAACGATTTCCTTGTACAATGCAGAATAAACGGTTTTTTCACATTAGATGATGTCGATACCGCAATACTTGAACAAAACGGTAAAATATCGTTTTTGCCCAAAGTACAGGCACGCCCTGCTAATGTGCAGGATATGAACATCGCAGCAAAACAAGAAAAGCTGTCCTTTACAGTTGTTCTTGACGGACATATTATGGAGGAAAATTTAAAACTCAGCGGCAATAATAAAAAGTGGCTTGAAAATGAATTGCAAAAGCAAAAAATCGGCAATGTGAAAGATGTGTTCATCGCACTTTGCGACGGTAATAATACATTGTCGGTTTATAAAAAAACAGACGATTCACCAAAGAATGACCCGTTTCAGTAA
- a CDS encoding DUF6734 family protein: MDAIHINWTKPFRNKFNAPYEIEDFEILTTILSALKWREKNGNIKMVTDSVGAQYYKKTGLDVIWNSVENILDNVDVNSNVFWAAGKIFALKEQNAPVAMIDTDFVVWEKLDEEKLADVSVIHFENLYPDVYPPIDFFHMDNYEFDIDFDWNIKACNTAFCVIKNEKLLRYYTDKSIEFMRHTSEQNDRLAYMVFAEQRMLPMCAKKLNMSIMSFSDLNRLFKNGDNMFTHTWGMKQQMRDNAFLRADFCRRCIKRIIRDYPEMKNIIMNIENLKQYF, translated from the coding sequence ATGGACGCAATACATATAAATTGGACAAAGCCTTTCAGAAACAAATTTAACGCACCTTATGAAATCGAAGATTTTGAAATACTCACAACAATTCTTTCCGCATTGAAATGGCGTGAAAAAAACGGTAATATAAAAATGGTTACCGATTCCGTAGGTGCACAATATTATAAAAAAACAGGTCTTGACGTTATTTGGAACAGTGTTGAAAATATTCTTGACAATGTCGATGTCAACAGCAATGTTTTTTGGGCGGCTGGCAAAATATTTGCCCTAAAGGAGCAAAACGCACCTGTTGCAATGATTGACACGGATTTTGTCGTGTGGGAGAAACTCGACGAAGAAAAACTCGCCGATGTGTCGGTTATCCACTTTGAAAATCTCTATCCGGACGTTTATCCCCCAATAGACTTCTTTCATATGGATAACTATGAATTTGACATTGATTTTGATTGGAACATAAAAGCGTGTAACACCGCATTTTGTGTAATAAAAAACGAAAAACTGCTCCGTTATTATACGGATAAATCAATCGAATTTATGCGTCATACAAGCGAACAAAACGACAGACTTGCATATATGGTGTTTGCGGAACAGCGTATGTTGCCTATGTGTGCAAAAAAGCTCAATATGAGCATTATGTCATTTTCGGACTTGAACAGGCTTTTTAAAAACGGCGACAATATGTTTACGCATACATGGGGTATGAAACAGCAAATGCGCGACAATGCTTTTTTAAGAGCCGATTTTTGCAGACGATGTATTAAACGAATTATTAGAGATTATCCCGAAATGAAAAATATTATTATGAATATAGAAAATCTGAAACAGTATTTTTAA
- a CDS encoding YihY/virulence factor BrkB family protein gives MKTIKDIFSKIIKFILKITGDDLSIYAAQASFFIIISVIPFSMLVLSIIKLFINIDINSILHTINSFAPAAISTFLTETITDLFTKSGSVQVISVTAVSTLWLASRGVMALYTGLNKVYRSRSKNYFIGRLISILYTLAFIAALILTIVFFGFGSKLEYFINSHSPFFSTLLDFFLRGKILIFMIYLTFVFALFYKFLPKKDNRFKAQLPGAAFSAVGWMVFSFFYSIYIEHFSNYSFVYGSLAAIVFLMLWLYFCMNIFLFGAQINKMIEDGFFQK, from the coding sequence ATGAAAACGATAAAAGACATATTTTCAAAAATCATAAAATTTATATTGAAAATTACCGGTGATGATTTGAGCATATACGCCGCCCAGGCATCTTTTTTTATTATAATTTCGGTTATACCGTTCAGTATGCTTGTACTTTCAATAATCAAACTGTTCATTAATATAGACATAAACTCAATATTGCACACAATAAATTCATTTGCCCCTGCGGCAATCAGCACGTTTCTTACGGAAACAATAACCGATTTATTTACCAAAAGCGGCTCGGTGCAAGTCATTTCCGTAACCGCCGTATCAACACTCTGGCTTGCGTCAAGGGGCGTTATGGCACTGTATACGGGACTTAACAAAGTCTACCGTTCACGCAGCAAAAATTACTTTATCGGCAGACTTATTTCTATATTATATACGCTTGCATTTATTGCGGCACTTATCTTGACGATTGTGTTTTTCGGTTTCGGAAGCAAGCTCGAATACTTTATCAATTCACATTCGCCGTTTTTCTCGACATTGCTCGACTTCTTTTTAAGAGGCAAGATACTTATATTTATGATTTATCTTACCTTTGTATTCGCACTGTTCTACAAGTTTCTGCCTAAAAAGGACAATCGCTTTAAGGCACAGCTTCCCGGTGCGGCATTTTCGGCGGTCGGCTGGATGGTGTTCTCATTCTTCTATTCAATATATATAGAACACTTTTCAAATTATTCATTCGTTTACGGTTCACTTGCCGCAATCGTATTTTTAATGCTTTGGCTTTATTTTTGTATGAACATATTCCTGTTCGGTGCACAGATAAATAAAATGATTGAGGATGGTTTTTTTCAAAAATAA
- the thiC gene encoding phosphomethylpyrimidine synthase ThiC, with protein sequence MNYTTQMDAAKKGIITPEMEIVAKKENITAEELRERVARGSVAIPANKMHKAISPEGVGEGLKTKINVNLGISKDCTDYSIEWEKVKMAVDMKAEAIMDLSCYGKTHEFRQKLIDECPAMIGTVPMYDAVGYLDKELADITADEFLEVIEAHAKEGVDFMTIHAGINRRTAQIFKESGGRLTNIVSRGGSLIFAWMEMTGNENPFYEYYDKVLDILAKYDVTISLGDACRPGSTHDSTDASQITELIELGILTKRAWEKNVQVMVEGPGHMTIDEIAANMKLEKRLCHNAPFYVLGPLVTDIAPGYDHITSAIGGAIAAANGADFLCYVTPAEHLRLPNADDVKEGIVAAKIAAHAADMAKGVPGARDIDNKMSDARRRVCWDEMFQYAIEPEKPQRYYNELPPEEKHTCSMCGKMCAARTMNKILAGEKVDVK encoded by the coding sequence ATGAATTATACAACACAAATGGATGCCGCTAAAAAGGGTATTATAACACCTGAGATGGAAATAGTGGCTAAAAAAGAAAATATAACCGCAGAGGAACTTCGTGAAAGAGTTGCAAGAGGCAGTGTTGCAATTCCTGCAAACAAAATGCACAAGGCTATAAGTCCGGAAGGTGTCGGCGAAGGTCTTAAAACAAAGATAAACGTAAATCTCGGAATTTCAAAGGACTGTACGGATTACAGTATTGAATGGGAAAAGGTTAAGATGGCTGTTGATATGAAAGCTGAGGCTATTATGGACCTTAGCTGTTACGGCAAAACTCACGAATTCCGTCAGAAACTTATTGACGAATGCCCTGCTATGATCGGTACAGTGCCGATGTATGATGCGGTTGGTTATCTTGATAAAGAGCTTGCAGATATTACGGCTGACGAATTTTTGGAGGTTATAGAGGCTCACGCTAAAGAGGGTGTTGACTTTATGACAATTCACGCAGGCATAAATCGCAGAACTGCTCAAATATTTAAAGAATCGGGTGGCCGTCTTACAAATATCGTTTCAAGGGGCGGTTCGTTGATTTTTGCTTGGATGGAAATGACAGGCAATGAAAATCCGTTTTATGAGTATTATGACAAGGTGCTTGACATACTTGCAAAATATGATGTAACAATCAGCCTTGGTGACGCTTGCCGTCCGGGTTCTACACATGATTCGACAGACGCGTCGCAGATTACGGAGCTTATTGAGCTTGGTATTTTGACAAAACGTGCTTGGGAAAAGAATGTACAAGTTATGGTTGAAGGTCCGGGACATATGACGATAGATGAGATTGCGGCAAATATGAAACTTGAAAAACGTCTTTGCCATAATGCACCGTTCTACGTATTAGGTCCTCTTGTAACCGATATTGCACCGGGATACGACCACATCACTTCTGCAATAGGCGGTGCTATTGCAGCGGCAAACGGTGCTGATTTCCTATGCTATGTAACACCTGCGGAACATTTAAGACTTCCTAATGCCGATGACGTTAAAGAGGGTATTGTGGCTGCTAAAATCGCCGCTCATGCCGCTGATATGGCTAAGGGTGTGCCGGGTGCAAGAGATATTGACAACAAGATGAGTGACGCAAGAAGACGTGTGTGCTGGGACGAAATGTTCCAATATGCTATTGAACCTGAAAAACCACAGAGATATTATAACGAATTGCCGCCGGAAGAAAAACATACTTGCTCAATGTGCGGTAAGATGTGCGCTGCAAGAACTATGAATAAAATTCTCGCCGGTGAAAAGGTTGATGTTAAATAA
- a CDS encoding NlpC/P60 family protein codes for MNKLAKKIILSVISMSAVLGTSAFAADLSGWAVSDYQQANEAGLVSYSVVSNNLKDNITREEFCELAVNLYEKLTGEDMIEPEVSPFEDTDSMAVAQAYCYGMVSGTGDNTFTPDRLVTREEMAKMLVSTLTASEVNFNLSDGYDDADVVNAFEDSDEVSSWAKSSVITMLNYSLMSGVDDENFSPLGSTTREQAISSINRSYNTFKSGDYSIELPEITLPEDGAEIEEGNFTVSWTPVSNAQAYHVIIKDANASSVLLSDVYDGESVEVSEGSLRAGNDYSITIGAVIADGSEVYSLPVDFKYVAKPIIPNSEYIQENPAAQGLLTEAAKYLGVPYLWGGTTPSGFDCSGFVQYVCRANGISIPRIADDQLHGPGTYETRGELQPGDLVFFGSGGYASHVGMYVGDGMMIHAPSTGKVIQYTSIDSSYYSSRFLGGKRVID; via the coding sequence TTGAATAAGTTAGCAAAGAAGATTATCTTATCTGTTATATCGATGTCAGCGGTTTTAGGAACTTCTGCTTTTGCGGCAGACCTAAGCGGCTGGGCTGTATCCGACTACCAACAGGCTAATGAAGCCGGCCTTGTTTCGTACTCGGTGGTTTCAAACAACCTAAAGGATAACATAACTCGTGAAGAGTTCTGTGAGCTTGCGGTAAACTTATACGAAAAGCTTACAGGTGAAGATATGATAGAACCGGAAGTGTCACCTTTTGAAGATACAGATAGCATGGCGGTAGCCCAAGCTTACTGTTATGGAATGGTTTCCGGTACAGGTGATAATACATTTACACCTGATAGACTTGTGACACGTGAAGAAATGGCAAAAATGCTTGTAAGTACACTTACTGCAAGTGAAGTCAATTTTAACCTTTCAGACGGTTATGACGACGCTGATGTTGTCAACGCATTTGAAGATTCTGACGAAGTTAGCTCTTGGGCTAAATCATCGGTAATTACAATGCTTAACTACTCATTAATGAGCGGTGTTGACGATGAAAACTTCTCGCCGTTGGGTTCAACAACAAGAGAACAAGCCATTTCAAGTATCAATCGTTCATACAATACATTTAAGAGCGGTGATTATTCAATCGAACTTCCTGAAATAACACTTCCGGAAGACGGTGCAGAAATTGAAGAAGGCAACTTTACAGTGTCTTGGACACCTGTAAGTAATGCACAAGCATATCACGTTATTATAAAGGACGCAAACGCAAGTTCAGTTCTTTTGTCAGACGTATATGACGGCGAAAGCGTTGAAGTCAGCGAAGGTTCGCTTAGAGCCGGTAATGATTACTCAATAACAATCGGTGCTGTTATTGCAGACGGCTCAGAAGTTTACAGCCTGCCTGTTGACTTTAAATATGTGGCAAAGCCGATAATACCAAACAGTGAATATATTCAGGAAAATCCTGCCGCACAAGGCTTGCTTACAGAAGCGGCTAAATATCTTGGCGTACCGTATCTATGGGGCGGTACAACACCATCAGGTTTTGACTGTTCGGGATTTGTACAGTATGTATGCCGTGCAAACGGTATTTCAATACCTCGTATAGCCGATGACCAACTTCACGGTCCGGGTACATATGAAACAAGAGGCGAACTTCAACCGGGCGACCTTGTATTCTTCGGAAGTGGCGGTTATGCATCTCACGTTGGTATGTATGTAGGCGACGGAATGATGATTCATGCTCCGTCAACAGGTAAGGTGATTCAATATACTTCTATTGACTCAAGTTACTATTCATCAAGATTTTTGGGCGGTAAAAGGGTAATTGATTAA
- a CDS encoding amino acid ABC transporter substrate-binding protein, which translates to MNIKKVFTFALAGALSISMLAGCGSSSNESTTSESKEDTSLTDVQAAGHFTLGLDADFAPMGFTDDNGEIVGFDIDLAKAVGEKMGVDVEVKPIDWDSKDMELSSGKIDVIWNGFSITDERRQEVLFSNPYLSTKQSIVVKKGSDITKKADLAGKKIALQDGSTSEDALKADTATYESVGDDNISRFKENSQVLMEVDSGRADAAVIDEVFVRYYLQKENLLDKYTVLEEGFDEEDYGVGGRKGDYALMEAINKALDECKADGTTSEISQKWFGEDLIK; encoded by the coding sequence ATGAATATCAAAAAAGTATTTACATTTGCACTTGCAGGTGCGTTGAGCATATCAATGCTTGCAGGCTGTGGCAGTTCATCAAACGAAAGCACAACAAGCGAGTCTAAGGAAGATACATCATTGACAGATGTACAGGCGGCAGGTCACTTTACTTTGGGACTTGACGCAGACTTTGCACCTATGGGCTTTACAGATGATAACGGCGAAATCGTTGGATTTGATATAGATCTTGCAAAAGCAGTCGGTGAAAAGATGGGCGTGGACGTAGAAGTTAAACCGATAGATTGGGATTCAAAGGATATGGAACTTTCGTCAGGTAAGATTGACGTTATCTGGAACGGTTTCTCAATCACAGATGAAAGACGTCAAGAAGTTCTTTTCTCTAATCCTTATCTTTCAACAAAGCAATCAATCGTTGTTAAAAAAGGTTCTGATATAACAAAGAAAGCCGACCTTGCAGGCAAGAAGATTGCACTTCAGGACGGTTCAACATCAGAAGACGCTTTGAAAGCTGATACAGCTACATACGAATCGGTCGGCGATGACAACATTTCTCGTTTCAAGGAAAATTCACAGGTTCTTATGGAAGTTGATTCCGGTAGAGCAGATGCGGCTGTAATTGATGAAGTATTCGTAAGATACTATTTGCAAAAAGAAAACTTGCTTGACAAGTACACAGTTCTTGAAGAAGGTTTTGATGAAGAAGATTACGGTGTCGGCGGAAGAAAAGGCGACTATGCACTTATGGAGGCTATAAACAAGGCACTTGACGAGTGTAAAGCAGACGGCACAACTTCGGAAATTTCACAAAAATGGTTTGGAGAAGACCTAATTAAATAA
- a CDS encoding amino acid ABC transporter permease: MQDSIKYILQILPQMLEGLKITIKLFVVTLVLSLPLGLLISLFKEAVSKRPTDNFVIRWIVKMPIRFIINVYLWVFRGTPLLLQLFFFYFGLTYVTLPNGESITLSMFTAAVISFVLNYAAYFAEIFRGGIIGVSKGQYEASKALGLTGIQTMRYVIVPQMIRTVIPPIANETIVLVKDTALASSIALIDLLKAAQRAVNRDMRVSPYLVAALFYLVITLILTFGFNYVEKRLSISEQGVK, encoded by the coding sequence ATGCAAGATTCTATTAAGTATATTTTACAAATACTGCCTCAAATGCTTGAGGGTTTAAAGATTACAATTAAATTATTCGTGGTGACACTTGTGCTGTCGCTGCCTCTTGGACTTTTAATATCACTTTTCAAAGAAGCGGTAAGCAAAAGACCGACTGATAATTTTGTTATCCGATGGATTGTGAAAATGCCAATCCGATTTATTATAAATGTGTATCTGTGGGTATTCAGAGGAACACCGCTTTTGCTGCAGTTGTTTTTCTTCTACTTCGGACTTACATATGTAACATTGCCGAACGGTGAGTCGATAACGCTTTCGATGTTTACGGCGGCAGTTATTTCATTCGTGCTTAATTACGCGGCGTATTTTGCGGAAATATTTCGCGGCGGTATAATAGGTGTGAGCAAAGGACAGTATGAGGCGTCAAAGGCATTGGGACTCACAGGAATACAGACTATGCGATATGTAATAGTTCCGCAGATGATAAGAACAGTCATTCCACCGATTGCGAATGAAACAATCGTGCTTGTAAAAGATACGGCATTGGCATCGTCAATTGCACTTATCGACTTGTTAAAGGCGGCTCAACGTGCCGTAAACAGAGATATGCGTGTATCTCCGTACCTTGTGGCGGCGCTTTTCTACCTTGTTATAACGCTTATTTTGACATTTGGATTTAACTATGTGGAAAAACGGTTGTCTATATCGGAACAGGGTGTAAAATAG